The Brassica napus cultivar Da-Ae chromosome C7, Da-Ae, whole genome shotgun sequence genome has a segment encoding these proteins:
- the LOC125590239 gene encoding mitochondrial inner membrane protein OXA1-like isoform X2, translated as MTEKVPSFKTGGTFWFTDLTTADTTYILPLLTAITFIITVESNMQEGMEGNPVEGNPVAGTMKKFSRIIVFLSIPILMGIEKEEVDSVISDIPRDGPRRPTKNAVRDWAAFSEPHPAQDRPAVSRPKINLISCIFPLFYPFTHVHFDHID; from the exons ATGACTGAGAAAGTACCGTCATTTAAAACCGGTGGAACTTTTTGGTTTACTGATCTCACCACTGCAGATACTACATATATCTTGCCACTTCTCACCGCCATCACTTTCATAATTACGGTGGAG TCGAACATGCAGGAAGGTATGGAAGGGAATCCAGTAGAAGGGAATCCAGTAGCTGGAACTATGAAGAAATTCTCAAGAATCATTGTCTTTCTCTCTATTCCAATTCTGATGGGCATTGAAAAG GAAGAAGTAGACAGTGTAATATCCGATATCCCGCGGGACGGCCCGCGAAGGCCTACAAAAAATGCGGTACGGGATTGGGCAGCTTTTTCAGAACCGCATCCCGCGCAGGACAGGCCCGCCGTGTCCCGCCCGAAGATAAacctgatatcttgcatatttccattgttttatccattcacccatgtgcattttgatcatatagactag
- the LOC125590239 gene encoding mitochondrial inner membrane protein OXA1-like isoform X1: protein MIDAFVYIQIRNMTEKVPSFKTGGTFWFTDLTTADTTYILPLLTAITFIITVESNMQEGMEGNPVEGNPVAGTMKKFSRIIVFLSIPILMGIEKEEVDSVISDIPRDGPRRPTKNAVRDWAAFSEPHPAQDRPAVSRPKINLISCIFPLFYPFTHVHFDHID, encoded by the exons ATGATTGATGCTTTTGTCTACATACAGATCAGGAACATGACTGAGAAAGTACCGTCATTTAAAACCGGTGGAACTTTTTGGTTTACTGATCTCACCACTGCAGATACTACATATATCTTGCCACTTCTCACCGCCATCACTTTCATAATTACGGTGGAG TCGAACATGCAGGAAGGTATGGAAGGGAATCCAGTAGAAGGGAATCCAGTAGCTGGAACTATGAAGAAATTCTCAAGAATCATTGTCTTTCTCTCTATTCCAATTCTGATGGGCATTGAAAAG GAAGAAGTAGACAGTGTAATATCCGATATCCCGCGGGACGGCCCGCGAAGGCCTACAAAAAATGCGGTACGGGATTGGGCAGCTTTTTCAGAACCGCATCCCGCGCAGGACAGGCCCGCCGTGTCCCGCCCGAAGATAAacctgatatcttgcatatttccattgttttatccattcacccatgtgcattttgatcatatagactag